A genomic segment from Dendropsophus ebraccatus isolate aDenEbr1 chromosome 7, aDenEbr1.pat, whole genome shotgun sequence encodes:
- the LOC138797526 gene encoding ecto-ADP-ribosyltransferase 5-like, with protein MKLWNIFLLMLLTFHLKINLAKEIELNYNPKIFDDQYKGCRMRMNTNIPRILKNEMKSSVAFKSGWLKAKTHWRKIKSNMSDLPKGFRDEHGIALVAYSGSLYSAFNNATRKVGDSVRHYKKKFSFKAMHYYLTMAVKMLSNKYKKVVYRGVSNIHFIPSNHSHGFIRFGQFTSSSEDRAVATKFGTSSFFTMQTRLGVEIQRFSQYPNEKEVLIPGYEMFKVVSFNRKTHSFKLTSKGLSKSRFNCAYFKAFNG; from the exons GagatagaactaaattacaatccTAAAATATTTGATGATCAATATAAAGGATGCAGAATGAGGATGAATACGAACATCCCACGCAtactaaaaaatgaaatgaaatccAGTGTTGCATTTAAGAGTGGCTGGCTTAAAGCCAAAACTCATTGGAGAAAAATCAAATCCAACATGAGCGATCTTCCAAAAGGTTTTAGAGATGAGCATGGGATTGCACTGGTTGCTTACTCAGGCAGCCTGTATTCGGCTTTCAATAACGCAACTAGAAAAGTGGGCGATTCAGTACGGCATTATAAGAAAAAATTCAGTTTTAAAGCCATGCACTACTACCTGACTATGGCTGTGAAGATGCTATCCAACAAATATAAAAaggtggtatatagaggagtgAGCAATATTCACTTCATACCTTCCAACCATTCACATGGCTTCATCCGGTTCGGTCAGTTTACCTCTTCCTCTGAAGATCGAGCAGTAGCTACTAAATTTGGCACATCATCATTCTTTACAATGCAGACTCGTTTAGGGGTTGAAATACAAAGGTTTTCACAGTATCCGAACGAAAAAGAGGTTCTAATCCCTGGATATGAGATGTTCAAAGTCGTATCATTTAACAGAAAAACGCACAGCTTCAAGTTAACCAGTAAAGGCCTTTCCAAAAGTCGCTTTAACTGTGCCTATTTTAAAG ctTTTAATGGATGA